A segment of the Leclercia adecarboxylata genome:
TAATCATAGCTCAGCGAGACGCATTTGAGAATGCTGGATTTTCGGCACGCGGTTTAGCGACCACTGGGCCACCGCTTTTTCCAGTAATTCTTCGGTTCGCAGATCCTGCCACTCATGTGTTACATCCTGGTTTAGAAATTGTAAAGCATTGATAAGAACAGGGCGAGGATCGCCTGTCGGTAATGCCGGGGCATGATTCTGTTTCGAGAGTTTTATCCCTTTTTCATTCACCACCAGCGGCAAATGGATATAGTCCGGTACCGGCCAGCCAAACAGCTGGTAGAGCGAAATCTGCCGCACGGTAGGTTCGATCAGATCGGCCCCGCGGACAATTTCGTTTACCCCCTGGAAATGATCGTCCACCACGACCGCCAGATTGTAAGCAAACAGCCCGTCCCGGCGATGGATAATAAAATCCTCGTCCGCCAGCCGTGGATCGGCATGGAGTTCGCCTTGCAACCGATCGGTAAACCGGGTGACCGGATGCTGTTGCACCACGCGTACCGCAGCGTTTTCCGGGCCGTGATGCAGCGTGCGGCAATGGCCGTCATAGACCCCGCCGACGCTCTGAATGCGCGCGCGGGTGCAGGTGCAGTAGTAAGAGAGTCCCTGGGCGTGGAGCCAGGCCAGACGTTCGCGATAGGCATCGTGACGTTGGGACTGCCACAGCACCTCGCCGTCCCAGTGCAGGCCGTAATGTTCCAGCTGACGCAGAATGGTCGCTGCTGCACCGGGAACTTCACGCGGGGGGTCAATATCTTCGATACGCACGCGCCAGATACCCTGACGGGCACGGGCTTGCAGATAGCTGCCAAGGGCGGCAATGAGCGAGCCAAAATGCAGTTCGCCAGAGGGGGATGGCGCGAAGCGCCCAATGTAGTCAACAGGCATAATTACACAGCGCAGAAAGTAATCAGGCGGGAGAAGACTCCCGCCTGTGATAGCGTTACGACAGGGTCGGGATTAACCGGCCATCTGTTTTTCGCGGATTTCTGCCAGCGTTTTGCAGTCGATGCACAGGTCGGCTGTTGGACGGGCTTCCAGACGACGAATACCGATTTCGACACCGCAGGATTCGCAGAAGCCGAAATCTTCGTCTTCGACTTTTTTCAGCGTCTTCTCAATCTTCTTAATCAGTTTGCGTTCGCGGTCACGGTTACGCAGTTCAAGGCTGAACTCTTCTTCCTGGGCGGCACGGTCTACCGGATCCGGGAAGTTAGCAGCTTCGTCCTGCATATGAGTAACGGTGCGATCGACTTCATCCCTGAGTTGATTACGCCATGCTTCAAGAATTCGCTTGAAGTGCGACAGCTGGGCTTCGTTCATATACTCTTCGCCCGGCTTCTCTTGATACGGCTCCACCCCAGCGATGGCGAGAATACTCAGGGACGATGTTTTACGGTTTTGCCCTTCTTGCATGTTGCTTCTCCTTAACACGCACTATCGATCCCCGTGTTGGGGGAAAAATCAGGCCGCTATAAATAGCAGATGCTTTTCCGGATGGCAATTATCTAAACGTAACACTTGACAAGCCTGTGAGGAAAAGCGTATTTGCGCACACGACCAGAACACTTAATAAACAACACTCAACCCCTTTTATAACGTGACGGGAAGAGCGGATCTCAGAGTCATATTATCGGCAGAAAGTTCCGCTTTATAAGCCAAAACCTCCACCCCCTGCTTTTGTGCCTCATTCAACAGTTGCGCGTACTTAGGGTCAATATGGCGGGCGGGTGAAAATCGTCCAATTGCGCTGTGCAATACCGCAAATAACAGCACGGCGCGCTTGCCTGCCGCCGCCACACTTATCAACTCCCGAAGATGCTTCTGCCCTCGCAGCGTGACCGCATCCGGAAAGTAGCCGTAATCCCTGTCAGCTAACGTCACTGATTTCACTTCAATATAGCACTCGGGTCGATCCTCTGCCTGCAACATAAAGTCGATTCTGCTGTTTTCCGCACCATATTTCACTTCACTTTTTAAGGCGTTGTAGCCGCGCAGTTCTGGAATTAAATCCAGACTAATCGCCTCTTTGACCAACTGGTTTGCCCGCAGCGTATTAACGCAAATATATTCTCCGTCGGCAGTCTGGGTTATTTCCCAGGTATGGGGGTATTTACGTTTGGTATTTTCGGAGGTGGAGTACCACACCGTATCGCCGGGCGTGGCGCAGCCGGTCATCGCCCCGGTATTCGGGCAGTGCAGGGTCAGGGCAACGCCCTCCGGCGTTACCACGTCGGCCAGAAAACGCTTGTAGCGTTGCACGAGCGTGGCGGGTTGCAGGGCAGGGATAAACTGCATACAGATTCCTTGTTATTCGGTAAGCCGCCAGCGCTGGAGCGGCGTATAGCGCGTGCGCCCGCCGGCAAAACGGCTCTCGTAAAGCACAAATTCATTCACCGGAAACGCCCACTGAAAACCCGGCGGCGGAATGGCCACCGCGTGGCTGGCATCGCGCAGCAGGGTGATATGCGGATGAAACGGCTGTGGGCTCTGGTAACAGCCGCTACGCGCCGCCTGGGCCCGCAGCATGTTAGCCAGCTGCAATAATCCCCGGGGCGGCTGGCGGGTGCCGAGCCAGACGACCCGCGAGCGCAGCCACTGTCCGGCATCGTCCAGCGTCAGGGTAAACCCCGGCTGGCAGATGCGTCCGGCCATCGCCGCCAGCGCCTGACGTTTCTCATCGCTGACATCGCCTAAAAACGCCAGCGTCAGGTGCAGGTTGGCCCCGGCCACCGGGCGGCCCGCTTCCGGGGCAAAATGGTCGGCGCGCCAGCGCACGATCTGGCGCTGGATCGGGGCAGGCATTTCAATGGCAAAAAACAGCCTTTTCGACTCAGACATACGGGGTACTCGGTAATGAATTGTGGCGATGCTACAATGTACGCCGTCTAAAGTTAACCCTCTGGAGCCTTTCGTGTCCCTGTTGCCGGTCGCCGCTGTCCTTCCTGAACTTCTCCTCGCGTTACAACACGCCCCCCAGGTTCTGCTTACTGCGCCTACCGGTGCCGGGAAATCGACGTGGCTACCGCTGCAGATCCTGGCGCAGGGAGGGATTAACGGCAAAATTATTCTGCTCGAACCACGACGGATCGCTGCCCGCAACGTGGCGCAGCGGCTGGCGGATCTGCTGGGGGAAAAGCCGGGAGAAACGGTCGGCTACCGGATGCGCGCCGAAACCTGCGTGGGAGCGAATACCCGACTGGAGGTGGTCACCGAGGGGATCCTCACCCGGATGCTGCAGCAGGATCCCGAGCTGACCGGCGTGGGGCTGGTGATCCTCGATGAGTTTCACGAGCGCAGCCTGCAGGCGGATCTGGCTCTGGCGCTGCTGCTGGATGTCCAGCAGGGGCTGCGCGAGGATCTCAGGCTGCTGATCATGTCCGCGACCCTGGATAATGACCGGCTCCAGCGTCTGCTGCCGGAGGCCCCTGCGATCGTCTCTGAGGGTCGCACCTTTCCGGTTGAGCGGCGCTATCAGTCGCTCTCCACCCAGCAGCGTTTCGACGAAGCGGTGGCGGTCGCTACCGCCGAACTGCTGCGCCAGGAGTCCGGCTCGCTGCTGCTGTTTTTGCCGGGCGTGATCGAGATCCAGCGCGTGCAGGAGCAGCTGGCCCGTCGCGTGGCCGACGATGTGGTGCTCTGCCCATTGTATGGCGCGCTGTCGCTGACCGAGCAGCGTAAGGCGATCCTGCCTGCCCCGGCAGGGAAGCGCAAAGTGGTGCTGGCGACCAACATCGCCGAAACCAGCCTGACCATCGAAGGCATCCGGCTGGTGGTGGATTCGGCCCAGGAGCGGGTGGCGAGTTTCGATCCGCGCACCGGCCTGACCCGCCTGCTCACCCAGCGCGTCAGCCAGGCCTCGATGACCCAGCGGGCCGGACGAGCCGGCCGTCTGGAGCCGGGTATCTGCCTGCACCTGACGCCCTTTGAGCAGGCCGAGCGCGCGGCGACGCAGGGCACGCCGGAAATTTTGCAAAGCGATCTCAGCGGCCTGCTGATGGAGCTACTGCAGTGGGGCTGCCGGGATCCCGCCCAGCTGAACTGGCTGGATCTGCCGCCTGCGACTAACCTTGCTGCGGCCCGCCGTCTGTTAACTCAGCTTGGGGCGCTGGCGGGGGAACAACTCACCGCCTTTGGTCAGAAGATGGCGAAGCTCGGCAACGATCCGCGGCTGGCGGCGATGCTGGCCAGCGCCGTGGGCGAAGACGAAATTGCGACGGCGGCAAAACTGGCGGCTATCCTTGAACAGCCCCCGCGAGGCGGCAGCTGCGATCTGGCCCAGGCCTTCTCCCGCAATCAGCCGGAGTGGCAGCAGCGCGCCCGACTGTTAAGTTCGCGGCTCAACAGCCGGGGTGGAGCCCCGGACAGCGACCGCGTACCCGCGCTGCTGGCAAAGGCGTTTCCCGATCGGATTGCCCGCCGCCGCGGGCTTGACGGGCGCTATCAGCTGGCGAACGGTATGGGGGCGATGCTGCAGAGCGACGACGCCATGACCCGCCACCAGTGGTTGATTGCGCCGCTGCTGTTGCAGGGCAGCCAGTCGCCGGATGCCCGCATTTTGTTGGGCTTAGCCGTGGACATTGATGCCCTGATCGCCGCCGCCCCAGGCCTGGTGGAACAATCTGACACCGTCGAATGGGATGATGCTCAGGGCACGCTGAAGGCCTTTCGCCGGGCACAGATTGGTCGCCTGACGGTGAACGTCAAACCGCTGGCGAAACCCTCGGAAGAGGAGTTGCACCAGGCGATGCTCAACGGCATTCGCGATAAAGGGCTCAGCGTGCTGAACTGGACGCCTGAGGCGGAGCAGTACCGGATCCGCCTGCACTGCGCAGCACAATGGCTGCCGGAATTTGACTGGCCGGCGGTGGATGAAGCGTCGCTGCTGGCAAATCTGGAAAACTGGTTACTGCCGCAAATGAGTGGCGTACACTCCCTGCGCGCGTTGAAGGCGCTGGATGTTAAGGCGGCGTTACAGAACTTAACCGACTGGTCGTTACGCCAACGTCTGGATACCGAGCTCCCGGGGCATTACACTGTGCCCACCGGCAGCCGGATAGCCATTCGTTATCATGAGGATAATCCTCCGGCGCTGGCGGTGCGGATGCAGGAGATGTTTGGCGAGGCGACCACGCCTGCCATTGCCCAGGGCCGCGTGCCGCTGGTGCTGGAGCTGCTGTCGCCGGCCCAGCGTCCGCTGCAGATCACCCGCGATCTGGGTGCCTTCTGGGCCGGAAGCTACCGCGAGGTGCAAAAGGAGATGAAGGGGCGCTATCCCAAACATGTCTGGCCGGACGATCCGGCGAATACCGCGCCAACCCGGCGCACGAAGAAGTATTCGTAGCCGTTGTAGGTCGGGTAAGCGCAGCGCCACCCGGCAAAAGCCCTCGTTGAGAGGGTAACTTTGAGAGATTTCTTCTTCCTCCATCAGGGGGAAGAACTGAGAATCGGGCCCTTGCGCCTGATAGTTGCGGAGAGAGAGCATGGCGGGGAATGACCGCGAGCCAATTGGACGTAAAGGAAAGCCTACACGTCCGGCGAAAGAAAAGGCAGGCCGTCGTCGCCTCAGAGATGAGGAGTATGACGACGTTGATAATGAGTATGAGGATGAAGCGTCCGTGCCACGTAAAGGAAAAGGCAAAAAAGGTAAACCTCGTGGCAAGCGCGGCTGGTTCTGGCTGCTGCTGAAGCTGTTTATTGTTTTCGTCGTTTTACTGGCGATCTACGGCGTCTATCTGGATCAGAAGATCCGTAGCCGTATCGACGGAAAAGTCTGGCAGCTGCCTGCGGCAGTGTATGGCCGGATGGTCAACCTCGAGCCGGAAATGACCATCAGCAAGAACGAGATGGTCAAACTGCTGGAGGCCACCCAGTACCGCCAGGTGACGAAGATGACGCGTCCCGGCGAGTTTACGGTGCAGGCGAAAAGCATCGAGATGATCCGCCGTCCGTTTGACTTCCCGGACAGCAAAGAGGGGCAGGTGCGCGCGCGTCTGACCTTCGACGGCGATCATATCGACACCATCGAGAACATGGATAACAACCGCCAGTTCGGTTTCTTCCGTCTCGATCCGCGCCTGATCACCATGCTCTCCTCGCCAAACGGCGAGCAGCGTCTGTTTGTGGCGCGTAACGGCTTCCCGGATCTGCTGGTGGATACCCTGCTGGCGACCGAAGACCGTCACTTCTACGAGCATGATGGCGTCAGCCTGTACTCCATCGGTCGTGCGGTGCTGGCGAACCTGACCGCCGGACGGACGGTGCAGGGGGCAAGTACCCTGACCCAGCAGCTGGTGAAGAACCTGTTCCTCTCCAGCGAACGCTCTTACTGGCGTAAGGCCAACGAAGCGTACATGGCGGTATTGATGGACGCCCGCTACAGCAAAGATCGCATTCTTGAGCTGTATATGAACGAGGTCTACCTCGGTCAGAGCGGCGACAATGAAATCCGCGGCTTCCCGCTGGCGAGCCTCTACTACTTTGGCCGTCCGGTGGAAGAGCTGAGTCTCGACCAGCAGGCGCTGCTGGTGGGCATGGTGAAAGGGGCGTCGATCTACAACCCGTGGCGTAACCCGAAGCTGGCCCTGGAGCGTCGTAATCTGGTGCTGCGTCTGCTGCAACAGCAGCAGGTGATCGACCAGGAGCTGTACGACATGCTCAGCGCGCGTCCGTTAGGCGTGCAGCCGCGCGGCGGCGTGATCTCCCCGCAACCTGCCTTTATGCAGATGGTGCGTCAGGAGTTGCAGACCAAACTGGGCGACAAGGTTAAAGATCTCTCTGGCGTGAAGATCTTCACCACCTTTGACTCCGTGGCGCAGGACGCCGCAGAGAAAGCGGCGGTGGAAGGCATTCCGGCCCTGAAAAAGCAGCGTAAGCTGAGCGATCTGGAAACTGCGATGGTGGTGGTCGATCGTACCACCGGCGAAGTACGGGCGATGGTCGGCGGGGCAGAGCCGCAGTTTGCGGGCTATAACCGCGCCATGCAGGCACGCCGTTCGATCGGTTCTCTGGCAAAACCGGCGACCTATCTCACCGCCCTGAGCCAGCCGAACCAGTATCGACTGAACACCTGGATCGCCGATGCCCCGATTGCCCTGCGCCAGCCGAATGGCCAGGTGTGGTCGCCGCAGAACGACGACAAACAGTACAGCGGCCAGGTGATGCTGGTGGACGCCCTGACGCGTTCCATGAACGTGCCAACGGTCAACCTCGGGATGGCGCTGGGTCTGCCGGCGGTCACCGATACCTGGCTGAAGCTGGGCGTGCCGAAAGATCAGCTGCATCCGGTGCCGGCCATGCTGTTAGGTGCCCTGAACCTGACGCCAATTGAAGTGGCGCAGGCGTTCCAGACCATCGCCAGCGGCGGTAACCGTGCGCCGCTCTCTGCGCTGCGTTCGGTGATTGCCGAAGATGGCACCCCGCTGTACCAGAGCTTCCCGCAGGCGGAGCGTGCCGTTCCGGCGCAGGCAGCTTACATGACGCTGTGGACCATGCAGCAGGTGGTGCAGCGCGGAACCGGTCGTCAGCTTGGCGCGAAGTATCCGGGGCTGCATCTGGCGGGTAAAACCGGGACCACCAACAATAACGTTGATACCTGGTTTGCAGGCATCGACGGACGTGAAGTGGTGATCACCTGGGTAGGCCGCGACAACAACCAGCCGACGAAACTGTACGGCGCCAGCGGGGCGATGTCGATTTACCAGCGCTATCTGGCGAACCAGTCGCCGGTTCCATTAACCCTGACGCCACCGGAAGATATCGTGGATATGGGCGTGGATGAGTCGGGTACCTTCGTGTGTGGCGGCGGGATGCGTAGCGTTCCGGTCTGGACCACCAACCCGGACTCCCTGTGCCAGGCGCCAGCGCCGCAGCCGACGGGTAACCCGTTTGAGCAGTCTTCTCCTCAGCAGCAGCCGCAGCAACAGCAGCAACAGCCGCAGCAGCAGAATGAGAAGAAGGACAGTGACGGCGTCGCGGGCTGGATCAAGGATATGTTCGGCGGTAACTAATCAAAATCCCCTCTCCTGCGGGAGGGGGGATTTTCACCTCAATTAAACATCCCTCCAACAGTAAAACCTCCGTTTATTAACCCTGCATTTTCCGTTGTTTAATTCTTATACCCTCAATTCCTGTAGGGCCGCATATCACTTGCTATGCCGTCTGCGTTTCGCATAATATGCTGCGGTCATAATAATAATTCTCGTTTACGTTATCATTCACTCTTTCAAAGAGACATACCAATGGCGCTTTCAAAAACTGCTCAGCCAATGCAATCTTCGCTGCGTAAAATCGCAGTCGTTGTAGCCACAGCGGTTAGCGGCATGTCTGCTTATGCCCAGGCTGCTGACACCCCTAAAAAAGAAGAAACCATCACCGTAACCGCAGCGCCTGCTCCGCAGGAGAGCGCCTGGGGTCCTGCACCAACGATTGCGGCAAAACGTACCGCAACGGCGACCAAAACCGATACGCCTATTGAAAAGACGCCGCAGTCTATTTCAGTGGTAACCCGTGAAGAGATGGATATGAAGCAGCCGGGCACAGTCAAGCAAGCCCTGGCCTATACGCCAAGCGTCTTTGCTACGCGCGGTGCCTCCACGACATATGATGTGGTCTCTATTCGTGGGTTTACGACTTCCAGTACTGTGAATACTAACCAGTACCTGGATGGCATGAAGCTGCAGGGTGATAACTATTCTGAAGCGTCCATGGATCCGTATTTCCTTGAACGCGTTGAACTGCTGCGTGGCCCTACATCCGTTCTGTACGGCAAAAGCCACCCAGGCGGCGTAGTGAGCATGGTCAGCAAGCGCCCAACCACCGAACCGCTGAAAGAAATTCAGTTCAAAATGGGTACCGATAACCTGTGGCAAACCGGGTTTGATTTCAGCGATGCGATCGACGATGACGGCGTATGGTCATACCGCCTGACCGGGCTGGGCCGCAGTGAGAATGCGCAACAGGAGATGGTCAAATCTACCCGCTACGCTATTGCGCCTGCTTTCAGCTGGCGTCCTGACGACAAAACCGATTTCACGTTCCTGAGTAACTTCCAGAGCGATCCGGATGCAGGCTACTATGGCTGGCTTCCGCGGGAAGGTACCGTTGTGCCTTACTATGATGCCAACGGAAACGCGCACAAGCTGCCGACCGATTTCAATGAAGGGGATGAGGACAACAAAATCTCCCGTCGCCAGAAGATGGTGGGCTACAGCTTCTCGCATCAATTTGACGATACCTTTACCGTGCGTCAAAACCTGCGTTATACCCAAATTAATACCCTTTACCGTTCTGTTTACGGCAATGGCTATATCGCCCCGGCACAAATAAGCCGCGCCTATGTGCGCTCTGATGAAGATCTTAACTCGTTCACGGTGGATACGCAGCTGCAATCTAAGTTCGCGACCGGTGCCGTTGATCATACCCTGTTAACGGGTGTCGATTACCTGCGCATGCGTAACGATATTGATGCTGACTATGGCACTGCTGACCCTATCAGCATGACCAATCCGCAACACGACAATGCGAATATCAACGTGAACTTCCCGTATGCCGTTCTCAATCGTCAGGAACAAACGGGCCTGTACGCACAAGATCAGGCGGAATGGGATAAATGGGTTCTGACCCTCGGCGGACGTTATGATTTCGCTAAAACGTCAACGCTGACACGTTCCTCGAACACTACGGCTGAAATCAACGACCAGGCATTCACCTGGCGCGGTGGAATCAACTACCTGTTCGATAACGGCATTACTCCGTACTTCAGCTACAGCGAATCCTTCGAGCCTATCTCCGGTGGAACTCAGGGCGGTAAACCCTTCGATCCGGCCCGCGGCAAGCAGTATGAAGCGGGCGTGAAATACGTACCAAAAGATCTACCAGTTGTTGTGACTGCTGCTGTGTACCAGCTGACCAAAAACAACAACCTGACTGCCGATCCGGCGAACCCGACTAGTGGCTTTAGCGTGCAGGGCGGTGAAATCCGCTCACGTGGTATCGAACTGGAAGCCAAAGCAGCCATAACGGCCAATGTTGATGTGACGGCGTCCTACAGCTACACCGATGCAGAATACACACACGATACTTGGTATGAAGGACGTCGTCCGGCGGAGGTGCCACGTAACATGGCTTCTCTGTGGGCCGATTACACCTTCCACGAGACGGCGCTGAGCGGTCTGACTGTCGGTGCAGGAACCCGCTACATCGGTAACACCGTCTCCTACTATTCAGCCGGATCGCCAAAGGCTTACCAGTCGTTTAATGTGGCGGGCTATGCGCTGGCGGATGCGACCGTGAAATACGATTTGGCGCGCTTCGGACTGCCGGGTTCATCAGTCGGCATTAACGTGAACAACATCTTTGACCGTGAATACGTCTCGAGCTGCTACAGCGAGTATGCATGCTATTGGGGTGCAGAACGCCAGGTTGTTGCGACCGCGACCTTCCGCTTCTAACCTTTAAACTTGGGCACGATTTTCGTGCCCTTTTCTTTACTTAAGTTGGCTAACATGCAGGAAAACAACCCGCAATCCGATACCACTTTTGCGCTTGATGGCGTCTCCTTTCGCGTTCCCGGACGCACGCTGCTGCATCCGCTTTCGCTGACCTTTCCCGCAGGCCAGGTGACAGGCCTGATCGGCCATAACGGCTCCGGCAAATCCACCTTACTGAAAATGCTTGGCCGCCATCAGTCGCCGTCCGAGGGGGATATTCTGCTCGACGGACAGCCGCTGGAGAGCTGGAACAGCAAAGCCTTTGCCCGCAAGGTGGCCTATCTGCCGCAGCAGCTGCCGCAGGCGGAGGGCATGACCGTCCGCGAACTGGTGGCGATAGGGCGTTATCCCTGGCATGGTGCATTGGGCCGCTTCGGCGTAGCCGATCGCGAGAAAGTGGAAGAGGCTATTGCGCTGGTGGGTTTAAAGCCGCTGGCTCATCGTCTGGTGGATAGCCTGTCCGGCGGCGAGCGCCAGCGGGCGTGGATCGCCATGCTGGTGGCGCAGGACAGCCGTTGTTTACTGCTGGATGAGCCGACCTCGGCGCTGGACATTGCCCATCAGGTGGACGTGCTGGCGCTGGTGCATCGCTTAAGCCAGCAGCGCGGCCTCACGGTGATTGCGGTGCTGCATGATATCAACATGGCGGCGCGCTACTGCGACTATCTGGTGGCGCTGCGCGGTGGCGAGATGATCGCCCAGGGCACGCCAGCCGAGCTGATGCGCAGTGAAACGCTGGAACATATTTACGGAATTCCAATGGGTATTCTGCCGCATCCTGCCGGAGCGGCACCGGTGAGCTTTGTCTATTGATGCCTGAGTTAACACACATTAGCCGTCGTCGACTGTTGACGGCGATGGCCCTTTCGCCGCTGCTGTGGAAAATGGGCACGGCGCATGCCGCCGCCGTTGATCCCCATCGGATTGTGGCCCTCGAGTGGCTGCCGGTCGAGCTGCTGCTGGCGCTCGGCGTTACCCCCTACGGCGTGGCCGACATTCCTAACTACACCCTGTGGGTAAACGAGCCTCGCCTGCCGGAATCGGTGATCGACATTGGCCTGCGTACCGAGCCGAACCTCGAACTGCTCACCCAGATGAAACCTTCTTATCTGGTCTGGTCGGCCGGGTACGGTCCGTCGGAAGAAAAGCTGGCGCGGATTGCGCCGGGGCGCGGGTTCGCCTTTAGCGACGGCAAAAAACCGCTGACCAACGCCCGCAAATCCTTAAGCGAGATGGCGCAGCTGCTGAATATGGAAGCGGCAGCCCGCGAGCATCTGGATCATTTCGACAGCGTGATTGACAGCTACAAACCCCGTTTTGCAAGCCGCGGCGATCGCCCGCTGCTGATGGTCACCCTGCTCGATGCCCGCCATATGCTGGTGTTTGGCAATAACTGTCTGTTCCAGGAAGTGCTCGATCGCTATGGGATTAAAAACGCCTGGGAAGGGGAGATGACCTTCTGGGGCAGCACCGCCGTCGGTATCGACCGTCTGGCCATGTTCCGCGATGTGGACGTGCTGTGCTTCGATCACGGCAACGAGCGCGAGATGCAGGCCTTGATGGCGACGCCGCTGTGGCAGGCGATGCCCTTTGTCCGCCAGCAGCGCGTGAAGCGCGTCCCGGCGGTGTGGTTCTACGGCGCGACCCTGTCGGCCATGCACTTTGCCCGCGTGCTGGATAGCGCATTGGGAGGCCAGGCATGAGGTCACGGATAGCCTTTTTCCCGGCGCTGCTCATGGCACTGCTGCTGATCGTTGCGCTGGGCTTAACCTGGTGGAACCTGAACATTGCGCTGCCGCGCAGCCAGTGGGGCAGCGCGCTGGTCGCCCCGGATATCGATAATATTCAACAGATGCTGTTCCACTACAGCCTGCTGCCGCGGCTGGCGATCTCGCTGCTGGTGGGTGCCGGGCTGGGTCTGGTGGGTGTGCTCTTCCAGCAGGTGCTGCGTAACCCGCTGGCGGAACCGACCACCCTGGGGGTGGCAACCGGGGCGCAGCTGGGGATGACCATCATCACCCTGTGGGCGCTGCCGGGGGCACTGGCACCGCAGTTTGCCGCGCTGGTGGGCGCCTGCGTGGTGGGGGCGATTGTCTTTGGCGTGGCCTGGGGTAAACGCCTCTCGCCGGTCACGCTGATTCTGGCAGGCCTGGTGGTCAGCCTCTACTGCGGGGCGGTTAATCAGCTTTTAGTGATTTTCCATCACGACCAGCTGCAGAGCATGTTCCTCTGGAGCACCGGGACGCTGACGCAGACCGACTGGAGCATCGTTCAGCGCCTGTGGCCGCAGCTGCTCGGCGGCGTATTGCTGACCCTGCTGCTGCTGCGCCCGCTGACCCTGATGGGGCTTGACGATGGCGTGGCGCGCAACCTCGGTCTGGCGCTGTCGCTGGCCCGTCTGGCGGCGCTGACGCTGGCGATTGTCATCAGCGCCCTGCTGGTAAATGCGGTGGGCATCATCGGGTTTATCGGCCTGTTCGCGCCGCTGCTGGCAAAAATGCTCGGCGCGCGGCGCTTGCTCTCCCGCCTGATCCTCGCCCCGCTGATTGGTGCGCTGATCCTCTGGCTCTCCGATCAGGTGATCCTTTGGCTGACGCGCGTATGGATGGAAGTCTCTACCGGTTCCGTGACCGCGCTGATCGGTGCGCCGCTGCTGCTGTGGCTGCTGCCGCGCCTGCGCAGCATGAGTGCCCCGGCGATGAATGCTGGAGATAAAGTACAGGCGGAGCGTCACCACGTGCTGTGGTTTGCCCTGGCGGGCGGCGCGGTACTGCTGCTGGTGGTGATTGCGGCGCTGGCGTTTGGCCGGGATGCAGAGGGCTGGCACTGGGCGAGCGGGGCGATGCTTGATGAGCTGCTACCGTGGCGCGCGCCGCGTATTTTCGCCGCGCTGATTGCCGGGGTGATGCTGGCGGTCGCCGGGTGCATTATCCAGCGTCTGACCGGCAACCCGATGGCGAGCCCGGAAGTGCTGGGGATCAGCTCCGGGGCGGCGTTCGGCGTGGTGCTGATGCTCTTTTTCGTGCCGGGTAATGCCTTCGGCTGGCTGATGCCCGCAGGCAGTATCGGTGCGGCGGTCACGCTGCTGATCATTATGATTGCCGCCGGACGAGGTGGCTTCTCGCCGCACCGGATGTTGCTGGCGGGGATGGCGCTGAGC
Coding sequences within it:
- the mrcB gene encoding bifunctional glycosyl transferase/transpeptidase, whose product is MAGNDREPIGRKGKPTRPAKEKAGRRRLRDEEYDDVDNEYEDEASVPRKGKGKKGKPRGKRGWFWLLLKLFIVFVVLLAIYGVYLDQKIRSRIDGKVWQLPAAVYGRMVNLEPEMTISKNEMVKLLEATQYRQVTKMTRPGEFTVQAKSIEMIRRPFDFPDSKEGQVRARLTFDGDHIDTIENMDNNRQFGFFRLDPRLITMLSSPNGEQRLFVARNGFPDLLVDTLLATEDRHFYEHDGVSLYSIGRAVLANLTAGRTVQGASTLTQQLVKNLFLSSERSYWRKANEAYMAVLMDARYSKDRILELYMNEVYLGQSGDNEIRGFPLASLYYFGRPVEELSLDQQALLVGMVKGASIYNPWRNPKLALERRNLVLRLLQQQQVIDQELYDMLSARPLGVQPRGGVISPQPAFMQMVRQELQTKLGDKVKDLSGVKIFTTFDSVAQDAAEKAAVEGIPALKKQRKLSDLETAMVVVDRTTGEVRAMVGGAEPQFAGYNRAMQARRSIGSLAKPATYLTALSQPNQYRLNTWIADAPIALRQPNGQVWSPQNDDKQYSGQVMLVDALTRSMNVPTVNLGMALGLPAVTDTWLKLGVPKDQLHPVPAMLLGALNLTPIEVAQAFQTIASGGNRAPLSALRSVIAEDGTPLYQSFPQAERAVPAQAAYMTLWTMQQVVQRGTGRQLGAKYPGLHLAGKTGTTNNNVDTWFAGIDGREVVITWVGRDNNQPTKLYGASGAMSIYQRYLANQSPVPLTLTPPEDIVDMGVDESGTFVCGGGMRSVPVWTTNPDSLCQAPAPQPTGNPFEQSSPQQQPQQQQQQPQQQNEKKDSDGVAGWIKDMFGGN
- the fhuA gene encoding ferrichrome porin FhuA, yielding MALSKTAQPMQSSLRKIAVVVATAVSGMSAYAQAADTPKKEETITVTAAPAPQESAWGPAPTIAAKRTATATKTDTPIEKTPQSISVVTREEMDMKQPGTVKQALAYTPSVFATRGASTTYDVVSIRGFTTSSTVNTNQYLDGMKLQGDNYSEASMDPYFLERVELLRGPTSVLYGKSHPGGVVSMVSKRPTTEPLKEIQFKMGTDNLWQTGFDFSDAIDDDGVWSYRLTGLGRSENAQQEMVKSTRYAIAPAFSWRPDDKTDFTFLSNFQSDPDAGYYGWLPREGTVVPYYDANGNAHKLPTDFNEGDEDNKISRRQKMVGYSFSHQFDDTFTVRQNLRYTQINTLYRSVYGNGYIAPAQISRAYVRSDEDLNSFTVDTQLQSKFATGAVDHTLLTGVDYLRMRNDIDADYGTADPISMTNPQHDNANINVNFPYAVLNRQEQTGLYAQDQAEWDKWVLTLGGRYDFAKTSTLTRSSNTTAEINDQAFTWRGGINYLFDNGITPYFSYSESFEPISGGTQGGKPFDPARGKQYEAGVKYVPKDLPVVVTAAVYQLTKNNNLTADPANPTSGFSVQGGEIRSRGIELEAKAAITANVDVTASYSYTDAEYTHDTWYEGRRPAEVPRNMASLWADYTFHETALSGLTVGAGTRYIGNTVSYYSAGSPKAYQSFNVAGYALADATVKYDLARFGLPGSSVGINVNNIFDREYVSSCYSEYACYWGAERQVVATATFRF
- the fhuC gene encoding Fe3+-hydroxamate ABC transporter ATP-binding protein FhuC, with protein sequence MQENNPQSDTTFALDGVSFRVPGRTLLHPLSLTFPAGQVTGLIGHNGSGKSTLLKMLGRHQSPSEGDILLDGQPLESWNSKAFARKVAYLPQQLPQAEGMTVRELVAIGRYPWHGALGRFGVADREKVEEAIALVGLKPLAHRLVDSLSGGERQRAWIAMLVAQDSRCLLLDEPTSALDIAHQVDVLALVHRLSQQRGLTVIAVLHDINMAARYCDYLVALRGGEMIAQGTPAELMRSETLEHIYGIPMGILPHPAGAAPVSFVY
- the fhuD gene encoding Fe(3+)-hydroxamate ABC transporter substrate-binding protein FhuD, producing the protein MPELTHISRRRLLTAMALSPLLWKMGTAHAAAVDPHRIVALEWLPVELLLALGVTPYGVADIPNYTLWVNEPRLPESVIDIGLRTEPNLELLTQMKPSYLVWSAGYGPSEEKLARIAPGRGFAFSDGKKPLTNARKSLSEMAQLLNMEAAAREHLDHFDSVIDSYKPRFASRGDRPLLMVTLLDARHMLVFGNNCLFQEVLDRYGIKNAWEGEMTFWGSTAVGIDRLAMFRDVDVLCFDHGNEREMQALMATPLWQAMPFVRQQRVKRVPAVWFYGATLSAMHFARVLDSALGGQA